From the genome of Miscanthus floridulus cultivar M001 chromosome 10, ASM1932011v1, whole genome shotgun sequence, one region includes:
- the LOC136487919 gene encoding transcription factor MYB57-like — protein sequence MERRKRAVVSDQLETKEDTKMMRKGLWSPDEDERLYSHITHYGVGTWSSVAELAGLKRSGKSCRLRWMNYLQPDLSREPISKQEEDLIVSLQKLLGNRWSAIAARMPGRTDNEIKNYWNSRIKKKLQQRMNTGGNYQSPPEVHQTAGEGAADMNTGGNLQADLYQQAATSKVRVDHGSTTLHNSSADHPRPLPQLPVFTGQLLLDPDAAVRNGEQTAAAQSSLCVPFSKSHERNFVEEYVEFLMSVSDELLEI from the exons ATGGAGAGAAGAAAGAGAGCCGTGGTTAGTGATCAGCTGGAGACGAAGGAAGACACGAAGATGATGAGGAAGGGGCTCTGGTCTCCTGACGAGGACGAGAGGCTTTACAGCCACATCACACACTACGGCGTCGGAACCTGGTCCTCCGTCGCCGAACTAGCAG GGCTGAAGAGGAGCGGAAAAAGCTGCAGACTGAGATGGATGAACTATCTGCAGCCAGATCTCAGCAGGGAGCCCATCTCCAAGCAGGAAGAGGACCTCATCGTATCATTGCAGAAACTCCTAGGAAACAG GTGGTCTGCGATTGCGGCAAGAATGCCTGGAAGGACAGATAATGAGATCAAGAACTACTGGAACTCACGCATCAAGAAGAAGCTCCAGCAGAGGATGAACACCGGCGGCAACTACCAATCACCACCAGAAGTGCACCAAACAGCTGGGGAGGGAGCCGCTGATATGAACACTGGTGGCAACCTGCAGGCGGATTTGTATCAACAAGCAGCTACCTCAAAGGTTCGAGTTGATCATGGCAGCACAACCTTGCACAACAGCTCGGCAGATCACCCAAGGCCGCTGCCTCAGCTTCCAGTTTTCACAGGCCAACTACTACTGGATCCTGATGCTGCCGTTCGAAATGGGGAGCAGACAGCAGCAGCACAGTCCTCCCTCTGTGTACCATTTTCCAAGAGTCATGAGAGAAACTTTgtggaagagtatgttgaatTCCTCATGTCTGTCTCGGATGAACTACTGGAGATATGA